A single genomic interval of Flavihumibacter rivuli harbors:
- a CDS encoding FixH family protein: MHFGHKIILSFVAFGGIMFYLVYRSMTTEFELVSKEYYKEELAYQDVIDATQNSNALNGKVTVKQEEERIMVNLPEEMKGQVISGELYFYCAADSKKDRKFPIQTDGGLQQVVLAGKQVPSGAYTVRISWTAQDKPYYYEQYLMVP; this comes from the coding sequence ATGCATTTTGGACATAAGATAATACTCAGCTTCGTTGCCTTCGGCGGCATCATGTTCTACCTTGTTTACAGGAGCATGACGACTGAGTTTGAACTGGTATCAAAAGAATACTACAAAGAAGAACTCGCCTACCAGGACGTGATCGATGCCACGCAGAATTCCAATGCACTGAACGGAAAAGTGACGGTAAAGCAGGAGGAAGAACGCATCATGGTAAACCTTCCTGAGGAAATGAAAGGACAAGTGATCAGTGGTGAGCTCTATTTCTATTGTGCGGCCGATTCAAAAAAGGACCGGAAATTCCCGATCCAAACGGATGGCGGCCTGCAACAGGTGGTCCTTGCCGGCAAGCAGGTTCCATCCGGCGCCTATACGGTAAGGATCAGCTGGACCGCGCAGGACAAACCCTATTATTACGAACAATACCTGATGGTTCCATAA
- a CDS encoding sulfite exporter TauE/SafE family protein yields MNWDIIIAGLSLGIISSFHCVGMCGPIAFALPVQHLSATARTIAISGYHMGRILTYSLMGAIFGTMGRQVYLAGFQRWFSIGLGITVLMLLIQYIRERQSLQPGVLKGFYNKVQSWMGILLKDGRPVSFALLGMANGLLPCGMVYLAIAGALSTNQVSDGILFMAMFGTGTLPAMMALSFFGYLASISLRNRIRNMIPYVIAIMGILLILRGLNLGIPFISPVLESAHGEAVSCH; encoded by the coding sequence ATGAACTGGGATATCATCATAGCGGGGCTCAGCCTGGGTATCATCAGCAGTTTCCACTGTGTGGGAATGTGCGGACCGATCGCCTTTGCCCTCCCCGTTCAACATCTCAGTGCTACAGCAAGGACGATCGCCATCAGCGGCTACCATATGGGAAGGATACTGACCTACTCCCTGATGGGTGCCATTTTTGGGACCATGGGAAGACAGGTTTACCTCGCGGGTTTCCAACGCTGGTTTTCGATCGGGTTGGGTATCACTGTCCTTATGTTGCTGATCCAATACATCAGGGAAAGACAGTCCCTTCAACCCGGGGTGTTGAAAGGGTTCTATAACAAGGTACAATCCTGGATGGGCATATTGCTGAAGGATGGAAGGCCTGTTTCTTTTGCCTTGCTGGGAATGGCTAATGGACTACTACCCTGTGGCATGGTGTACCTTGCGATTGCAGGCGCTTTAAGTACCAACCAGGTAAGTGATGGTATTCTTTTCATGGCCATGTTTGGCACAGGTACCTTACCCGCAATGATGGCATTGAGTTTCTTTGGTTATCTGGCCAGTATCAGCCTGCGTAACAGGATCCGTAACATGATCCCTTATGTAATTGCAATAATGGGCATCCTGCTGATCCTCAGGGGACTGAATCTAGGCATTCCTTTTATCAGCCCGGTTCTGGAATCTGCCCATGGAGAAGCAGTATCCTGCCATTGA
- a CDS encoding NAD(P)H-dependent oxidoreductase, whose translation MKKILVISAHPNISYSTANRVILEELANHDHVEVMDIMKNYPDGQIDIAFEQKILEEADALVIQSPMIWYNLPSHARNWLEKVMAYGYAHGPGGDRLKQKPVLLSFTLGGSREAYTREGLHGNPVEHFLLPTLQLFRYCGANVLPPLYSYSMSAYDPAEQSKVEKAAREQARQILEQLEIFAFQAN comes from the coding sequence ATGAAAAAGATCCTGGTTATTTCAGCCCATCCCAATATCAGCTATTCCACAGCCAACCGGGTGATCCTGGAAGAACTGGCCAACCATGACCATGTTGAGGTAATGGATATCATGAAGAACTACCCGGATGGCCAGATAGACATTGCATTCGAGCAAAAGATACTGGAAGAAGCGGATGCGCTGGTGATCCAATCGCCGATGATCTGGTACAACCTCCCCTCCCATGCCAGGAACTGGCTGGAAAAGGTGATGGCCTATGGTTATGCGCATGGCCCCGGGGGCGACCGGTTGAAACAGAAACCGGTACTGTTATCCTTTACCCTGGGTGGCAGCAGGGAAGCTTATACACGGGAGGGCCTCCACGGCAACCCGGTTGAGCATTTCCTCCTTCCTACCCTGCAACTGTTCCGCTATTGCGGGGCCAATGTATTGCCGCCTCTCTACAGTTATAGCATGTCGGCCTACGACCCGGCAGAACAATCAAAGGTTGAAAAAGCTGCCAGGGAACAAGCCAGGCAGATTCTGGAACAGCTGGAAATCTTTGCCTTCCAGGCCAACTGA
- a CDS encoding DoxX family protein, protein MKQNSTYINGPEVAGTILRLTMAAILFPHGSQLLLGWFGGYGFQGTMNYFTQVVGLPWILGFLVILLQFFGAILLFTGLATRLVAISVVFMFMGMIVTSHAEYGFFMNWSGQQAGEGYEYHILVIGMAIALLFTGSGKYAVDNLVKAKISTKNQ, encoded by the coding sequence ATGAAACAGAACTCCACCTACATCAACGGCCCTGAAGTGGCTGGAACGATTCTTCGGTTAACCATGGCCGCTATACTCTTCCCACATGGCAGCCAATTATTACTTGGCTGGTTCGGCGGCTACGGATTCCAGGGCACCATGAATTATTTTACACAGGTTGTAGGCCTGCCATGGATCCTTGGTTTCCTGGTTATCCTGCTGCAATTCTTTGGCGCTATCCTGCTTTTCACCGGACTGGCGACAAGACTAGTTGCCATTTCGGTTGTCTTTATGTTCATGGGCATGATCGTTACCAGCCATGCAGAATATGGCTTCTTCATGAACTGGTCAGGACAGCAGGCTGGGGAAGGCTATGAGTACCATATCCTGGTGATCGGGATGGCCATCGCCCTACTCTTCACCGGCTCGGGTAAATACGCGGTTGACAATCTGGTTAAGGCTAAAATTTCAACTAAAAACCAGTAA
- a CDS encoding sensor histidine kinase, whose product MFKERPLPIILFCCVVILATAVMQYQQPDFSFFDGGFIIAILLTIFLKDDLYTRIFGFTGLTLVIVSAFYPQDTVSTTHMLLQHLFSAVVIIMTMMLVVYLKRLYRTVEGEEKQINALFEYATEGIVLTNGSGQIILVNPEAERLFGYDKSELLGSPIEKLIPGRFQDRHHQYRNDFYKHPSSRRMGQGRDLYAVRKDGMEFPVEISLSHFNNKKEHFVIAFIIDITQRKEAEQKLLQQKEQLEKVTNDIRKLNTELETKVEERTLILREALGELERSQKELEEALNKEKELNEIKSRFVSMASHEFRTPLSTVLSSATLIGKYRNTEDQDKRDKHIRRIKDAVKHLNDLLEDFLSLGKLEEGKVQVQLAQVPIRDLVLEVVEELRMNLKEGQEIDLNLNGQAVIETDKRMVKHILINLISNAIKFSDPGKRISIRIYDKSPNLLMEVQDQGIGVAKEDMEYLFSSFFRAKNAFNIQGTGLGLHIVKRYTDLLKGRIHFESELDKGTQVTVELPLQPSDN is encoded by the coding sequence ATGTTCAAAGAGCGGCCCCTTCCTATTATCCTGTTCTGTTGTGTGGTGATCCTGGCGACTGCTGTGATGCAGTACCAGCAACCTGATTTCAGCTTTTTCGATGGCGGTTTCATCATTGCCATCCTCTTGACGATCTTCCTGAAGGACGACCTGTATACCAGGATTTTCGGCTTCACTGGTCTTACACTGGTAATTGTTTCTGCATTTTATCCCCAGGACACGGTTTCCACTACCCACATGTTGTTACAGCACCTGTTTTCTGCAGTGGTCATCATCATGACCATGATGCTGGTGGTTTACCTGAAGCGGCTGTATCGAACGGTGGAAGGAGAGGAAAAGCAGATCAATGCATTGTTTGAATATGCTACTGAAGGGATAGTGCTGACCAACGGATCGGGTCAGATCATACTGGTGAATCCCGAGGCGGAGCGGTTATTCGGCTATGATAAATCAGAGTTATTAGGTTCGCCAATCGAAAAGCTGATCCCTGGCCGCTTCCAGGACCGTCACCATCAATACCGAAACGACTTTTACAAACATCCCAGTAGCCGGAGGATGGGCCAGGGGCGCGACCTGTATGCCGTTAGGAAGGATGGTATGGAATTCCCTGTTGAGATCAGCCTGAGCCATTTCAATAATAAGAAAGAGCATTTTGTCATTGCCTTTATCATTGACATTACCCAGCGTAAGGAAGCGGAACAGAAATTGTTGCAACAAAAGGAACAGTTGGAGAAGGTGACCAATGATATTCGAAAGCTCAATACGGAGCTGGAGACCAAGGTAGAAGAAAGGACCCTGATACTGCGTGAGGCATTGGGGGAACTTGAAAGATCGCAAAAGGAATTGGAAGAGGCACTGAATAAGGAAAAGGAACTGAATGAGATCAAATCAAGGTTTGTGTCCATGGCTTCCCATGAGTTCCGTACCCCATTGAGTACGGTACTTTCCTCTGCCACGCTTATTGGAAAGTACCGCAATACCGAAGACCAGGACAAAAGGGACAAACATATCCGAAGGATCAAGGATGCAGTGAAGCACCTGAATGATTTGCTGGAAGATTTCCTTTCCCTTGGCAAGTTGGAAGAAGGAAAAGTGCAGGTGCAATTGGCGCAGGTTCCCATCCGTGACCTGGTGCTGGAGGTAGTGGAAGAATTACGCATGAATTTGAAAGAAGGCCAGGAGATCGACCTTAACCTGAATGGGCAGGCCGTTATCGAAACTGATAAGCGGATGGTCAAGCATATCCTGATCAATTTGATCAGCAATGCCATCAAGTTCTCTGATCCCGGAAAGCGGATCAGTATCAGGATCTATGATAAGTCCCCCAACCTGCTAATGGAAGTTCAGGACCAGGGCATTGGGGTGGCGAAGGAAGACATGGAATACCTCTTCAGCAGTTTCTTCCGTGCGAAGAACGCCTTCAATATCCAGGGCACCGGCCTCGGGCTGCATATCGTGAAACGCTATACTGACCTGTTGAAGGGGCGCATCCATTTTGAAAGTGAGCTGGACAAGGGTACCCAGGTAACAGTTGAACTGCCCCTGCAACCATCCGATAACTGA
- the trmD gene encoding tRNA (guanosine(37)-N1)-methyltransferase TrmD has product MRIDIITVIPELLESPLNHSIMKRAQAKGLLEVHVHHLRQWAVNEYGQVDDYQYGGGAGMVMMCEPLANAIDSLSRDRKYDAIIYMTPDGKRFEQKTANTLSLYENLLIICGHYKGIDQRIRDHYVTMEISIGDYVLSGGELAAAVVVDAVGRLIPGVLNDETSALTDSFQDNLLAPPVYTRPVDFRGWKVPDILLCGDPKKVEEWRYNEAVKRTEERRPDLLEM; this is encoded by the coding sequence ATGCGAATAGATATTATTACGGTGATCCCGGAGTTGCTGGAAAGCCCGCTCAACCATTCCATCATGAAAAGGGCACAGGCCAAAGGGCTGCTGGAAGTGCATGTACACCACCTGAGGCAATGGGCAGTGAATGAATATGGACAGGTTGATGATTACCAGTATGGCGGCGGTGCAGGGATGGTAATGATGTGTGAGCCCCTGGCCAATGCTATCGACAGCCTTTCCAGGGACAGGAAATATGATGCTATCATTTACATGACACCGGATGGGAAGCGATTCGAGCAGAAAACAGCCAATACCCTGAGCCTCTATGAAAACCTGCTGATCATCTGTGGGCATTATAAGGGCATAGACCAACGGATCAGGGACCATTATGTTACCATGGAGATCTCGATCGGCGATTATGTACTGAGTGGTGGGGAACTGGCCGCGGCGGTAGTGGTGGATGCAGTAGGTAGGCTGATCCCGGGCGTATTGAACGATGAAACATCAGCCCTGACCGATTCCTTCCAGGACAATTTACTGGCGCCTCCTGTTTATACGAGGCCAGTAGATTTCAGGGGCTGGAAAGTTCCGGATATCCTGCTTTGCGGCGACCCGAAAAAAGTGGAAGAATGGCGCTATAATGAAGCGGTAAAAAGGACAGAGGAAAGAAGGCCTGACCTTTTAGAGATGTAG
- the ccoG gene encoding cytochrome c oxidase accessory protein CcoG — protein MNPDEKVLAYIDKEAESFRDRIATVDAKGKRNWIYAQQPRGRFTNMRTYVSWLFFVIFLALPFIHINGRPLFLFNIPEAKFILFGKVFWPQDFFIFGLTMIAFVIFIVLFTAAFGRLFCGWVCPQTVFMEMVFRKIEYAIEGDASSQKLLAKAPWNTDKIVKKTTKHVVFFLLSFIIANFFLSYIIGIKELWKIITEPIDQHFVGFLSIFVFSGVFYAVYAFFREQACTVVCPYGRLQGVLLDRNSMIVAYDYKRGEPRGKLKKKEEEHLGDCIDCLQCVKVCPTGIDIRNGTQLECVNCTACIDACDAIMDKIGRPQGLIRYASENGIANREPLKYTTRMKLYSVLLIVLLVILSTLLITRKDVDATVMRTPGMLYQERGTDSVSNLYNIKVVNKTMAEIPLTVKLTRKDGKVETIGNGPIHVKAEGQGAGSFFIVLPRKAITQRKTTLQVELYEGDKKIDQIKTNFMGPVAP, from the coding sequence ATGAATCCAGATGAAAAAGTTCTAGCATACATTGACAAGGAAGCGGAAAGTTTCCGGGACCGGATCGCAACAGTGGATGCCAAAGGCAAAAGGAACTGGATCTATGCCCAGCAGCCAAGGGGAAGGTTCACCAATATGCGCACTTATGTGAGCTGGTTGTTCTTTGTGATCTTCCTTGCTCTGCCATTTATCCATATCAATGGCAGGCCCTTATTCCTGTTCAATATCCCGGAAGCCAAGTTCATCCTCTTTGGGAAGGTGTTCTGGCCGCAGGACTTTTTCATCTTCGGTCTGACGATGATCGCCTTTGTGATCTTTATCGTCCTCTTTACAGCAGCATTCGGCCGTTTGTTCTGCGGATGGGTTTGCCCACAGACCGTCTTTATGGAAATGGTCTTCCGCAAAATTGAATATGCCATCGAAGGCGACGCCTCCAGCCAGAAGCTGTTGGCCAAAGCGCCCTGGAATACTGATAAAATAGTGAAGAAGACCACTAAACATGTGGTCTTCTTCCTGCTTTCCTTCATCATTGCCAATTTCTTCCTCTCCTATATCATCGGCATCAAGGAACTATGGAAGATCATCACGGAACCAATAGACCAGCATTTTGTAGGATTCCTTTCCATTTTCGTTTTCTCCGGGGTCTTCTACGCTGTATATGCATTCTTCCGTGAGCAGGCCTGTACCGTTGTTTGTCCTTATGGCCGCTTGCAGGGCGTACTGCTCGACCGCAATTCCATGATCGTAGCCTACGATTACAAGCGCGGCGAACCCAGGGGTAAACTCAAAAAGAAAGAAGAGGAACACCTGGGTGATTGTATCGATTGCCTGCAATGCGTGAAGGTTTGCCCAACCGGGATCGATATAAGGAATGGCACCCAGTTGGAATGCGTAAACTGTACTGCCTGCATCGATGCCTGTGATGCCATCATGGACAAGATCGGAAGGCCACAGGGCCTGATCCGTTATGCTTCAGAGAATGGCATTGCCAACCGTGAGCCCCTGAAGTACACCACCCGTATGAAGCTGTACTCGGTATTACTAATCGTTCTGCTGGTGATCCTCAGTACCTTGCTGATCACCAGGAAGGATGTGGACGCCACTGTCATGCGCACACCAGGCATGCTTTACCAGGAAAGGGGAACAGACAGTGTTTCCAATTTGTACAATATCAAGGTGGTCAATAAGACCATGGCAGAGATCCCGCTAACAGTAAAGCTCACCCGAAAAGATGGCAAGGTGGAAACCATTGGTAACGGTCCCATCCATGTAAAGGCTGAAGGACAGGGGGCAGGTTCCTTCTTTATTGTACTGCCCAGGAAGGCCATCACCCAAAGGAAAACAACCCTACAGGTAGAGCTGTATGAGGGTGATAAAAAAATAGACCAGATCAAAACAAATTTCATGGGCCCTGTTGCCCCTTAA
- a CDS encoding cbb3-type cytochrome c oxidase N-terminal domain-containing protein: MMQPTGRVAILMTALLTGTLPVWAKGAAGPPPPDALENPMALTLLVIIAVLALVIAMLAYVVTGAAGVFIAKFRKERSGATPAAMIIGLLLLAGPAAFAQDTAASSEAVSSVIAGLDKSTFYMLLGVIAVEIIAILYLLYNLQLLIRQDKAKAVTEEEKAAEATKAAAPRESWWDKFNKFKPVEEEADIDLGHNYDGIRELDNRLPPWWLYGFYLCIIFAAIYLWRYHVSHTAPSSQEEYEMAMAKAELEKEEYLKKAANKVDENTVAMMDASGVAAGQGIYITNCAACHGKLGEGGVGPNLTDDYWLHGGKINDVFKTIKYGVPEKGMKSWKDDFSPTQIAQLSSFIKSLYGTNPPNAKEKQGELYTEGSAAPKSDSTATTAQAKDSTAVTMAN, translated from the coding sequence ATGATGCAACCAACCGGAAGAGTGGCGATCCTGATGACCGCCCTGCTAACCGGCACCTTGCCAGTATGGGCAAAAGGTGCAGCCGGTCCCCCTCCTCCTGATGCCCTGGAGAACCCGATGGCCCTGACATTGCTGGTCATTATCGCTGTACTGGCGCTGGTGATCGCCATGCTTGCCTATGTGGTGACAGGCGCGGCAGGAGTATTCATTGCCAAATTCAGAAAAGAAAGGTCAGGCGCCACACCAGCAGCCATGATCATTGGCCTGCTCCTGCTGGCAGGACCTGCAGCATTCGCGCAGGATACAGCAGCCAGCTCCGAAGCAGTGAGCAGTGTGATTGCGGGTCTTGACAAATCCACTTTCTACATGCTCCTTGGTGTGATCGCCGTTGAGATCATTGCTATCCTTTACCTGCTTTACAACCTCCAATTACTGATCAGGCAGGATAAGGCTAAAGCGGTTACCGAAGAAGAGAAAGCCGCGGAAGCCACAAAAGCTGCAGCACCCAGGGAGAGTTGGTGGGATAAGTTCAACAAGTTCAAACCTGTTGAGGAAGAAGCAGACATTGACCTGGGCCATAACTACGATGGCATCCGTGAATTGGACAACCGTCTTCCACCCTGGTGGCTTTATGGTTTCTATCTATGTATCATCTTCGCTGCCATCTACCTGTGGCGTTACCATGTTTCCCATACGGCGCCTTCCAGCCAGGAAGAATACGAGATGGCCATGGCAAAGGCTGAACTGGAAAAAGAAGAATACCTGAAGAAGGCAGCCAATAAGGTGGATGAAAATACCGTTGCCATGATGGATGCATCAGGTGTTGCAGCAGGACAGGGTATTTACATCACCAACTGTGCCGCTTGTCATGGTAAACTGGGTGAAGGTGGTGTTGGTCCCAACCTGACCGACGATTATTGGTTGCACGGTGGTAAGATCAATGATGTATTCAAGACCATTAAATACGGTGTGCCAGAAAAAGGGATGAAGAGCTGGAAAGATGATTTCAGCCCCACACAGATCGCACAGTTGTCCAGCTTTATCAAATCACTCTACGGTACCAACCCGCCTAATGCCAAGGAAAAGCAGGGCGAACTCTATACCGAAGGTAGCGCTGCACCTAAAAGCGATTCAACTGCAACAACAGCCCAGGCCAAGGATAGTACTGCGGTAACCATGGCCAATTAA
- a CDS encoding T9SS type A sorting domain-containing protein → MKKLFLFITTIFCGSLVLSQPGQLDHAFGKHGVVLTDYPQSSNPYGVKITQIVTAPSGLVVGIEVGGYTILGKRTLDGKMLNGFGEKGYSEPLPIRDAKFVCLKNGEVILIGLMNDFGIDKYVVVRVKPNGKMERNYGEHGLFYLNDLTAFNASDVTLLLQPDGHILAAFKGNGGSQVLLTKLDPSGMIDQDFGENGWFQKTIDGYLSYKPLILQNYPGGKFLFAATGFLHSDGSNLAVLMRMWNNGKPDMNFDQDGYRELSVGNMFFTISSAYINPYGRIFLAGETSQNGYVYPLFIYLKTYGALDTQWFGTGYKINDLYPASIGIEGIHQPDGKYIGAFGSWSGPDRNMVLRRFNLNGELDQGFNGNGEQTDFGEGILYVAAITVGHGGKILIASPLLGYSRNFAVVVYRSSGEKDLSFLGTGYWAGFYRVAQLQWNAIAEQGMQKYLVLGTTMTASGDQVVLSRFFKNGKTDPTFGDHGFLPVRINAESYYADQIVVQKDKKIILYGKLTKGTVNKSFLIRLLPDGNPDPSFNGTGVLITDFGRNIYGGGKLALQKDGKILVTTQSYVQGGEGDYANEFDVILARYHANGKPDKYFGTSGIVEVDYHTLNNDCQALTIDNEGNILALVSEGFLSSGPITYVFKFDCNGSLVKGFGTNGVAPASLGSARTFACDMIIDDQKRILIGGETSPHEFQSWMAATRLLCDGRIDKGFGTDGFVRLGADNAYLYSGARSMEVQDDGKILLSGYLAVAAGTTSATSVLRLLPDGSLDDSFHFDPFGGDLLGAIANASILSKDLVCVGFRSLGGSFGYQVAVDLGEMDCKVSDVTSSRRNDEKVSETMLTTAPKVYPNPASQAFYIEVPGDAWSADLDYQLYDPAGRLVLKGKLSGTTTRVPSANLPTGMYELLIGNSRGESTRKKLLVRH, encoded by the coding sequence ATGAAAAAGTTATTTCTTTTCATTACTACAATATTTTGTGGTAGCCTGGTCCTTTCCCAGCCTGGTCAATTGGATCATGCATTTGGTAAGCATGGGGTTGTACTGACTGATTATCCCCAGTCAAGCAACCCATATGGGGTCAAGATCACCCAGATTGTTACCGCACCTTCTGGACTTGTTGTTGGAATTGAAGTCGGGGGTTATACCATTTTAGGTAAAAGAACCCTCGATGGAAAAATGCTCAATGGTTTTGGGGAAAAGGGATATTCCGAACCCTTGCCCATCCGCGATGCAAAATTTGTTTGTTTAAAAAATGGAGAGGTTATTCTGATCGGTTTAATGAATGATTTTGGGATAGATAAATATGTTGTTGTCCGGGTAAAACCCAATGGGAAGATGGAACGCAATTATGGTGAACATGGTTTGTTTTACCTGAATGACCTGACTGCTTTCAATGCATCGGACGTTACGCTTTTGTTGCAGCCGGATGGCCATATCCTTGCTGCATTCAAAGGCAATGGGGGCTCACAGGTCTTGTTAACGAAGTTGGATCCTTCCGGGATGATTGACCAGGACTTTGGGGAAAATGGTTGGTTCCAAAAGACCATTGATGGTTATTTAAGCTACAAGCCCTTGATCCTGCAAAATTATCCTGGCGGGAAATTTTTGTTTGCTGCCACTGGTTTTCTACATTCGGATGGGAGCAATCTAGCTGTCCTGATGCGAATGTGGAACAATGGTAAGCCGGATATGAATTTTGATCAGGATGGTTATAGGGAATTGTCGGTAGGGAATATGTTTTTCACTATTTCATCTGCATACATTAATCCATATGGGAGGATATTCCTGGCTGGGGAGACAAGTCAAAATGGATACGTTTATCCGTTATTTATTTACCTGAAAACTTATGGGGCACTTGATACGCAATGGTTCGGCACAGGTTATAAGATCAATGACTTGTATCCCGCATCTATTGGCATTGAAGGTATTCACCAGCCTGATGGAAAATATATTGGTGCATTCGGGTCATGGTCCGGACCTGACCGGAATATGGTTCTCAGGAGGTTCAATTTAAATGGTGAGTTGGATCAGGGCTTTAACGGTAATGGGGAGCAAACTGATTTTGGTGAGGGTATTTTATATGTTGCTGCTATTACTGTGGGGCATGGTGGTAAGATCCTTATTGCTTCGCCACTTTTGGGTTATTCCAGGAACTTTGCTGTAGTGGTTTACCGGTCATCAGGTGAGAAAGATCTTTCTTTTTTGGGTACTGGATATTGGGCTGGATTTTATCGGGTTGCCCAACTTCAGTGGAATGCTATCGCCGAGCAGGGAATGCAGAAATACCTTGTACTCGGAACAACCATGACGGCATCAGGGGACCAGGTGGTGCTATCCAGGTTTTTTAAAAATGGCAAGACCGATCCAACTTTCGGCGACCATGGTTTTTTACCTGTCAGGATAAATGCTGAATCCTACTATGCCGATCAGATTGTTGTCCAGAAGGACAAAAAGATCATCTTGTATGGTAAACTAACCAAGGGAACGGTTAACAAAAGCTTCCTCATAAGGCTATTACCGGATGGAAATCCTGATCCATCATTCAATGGAACAGGTGTACTTATAACAGATTTTGGCAGGAATATCTATGGCGGTGGTAAGTTGGCTTTGCAAAAAGATGGGAAGATACTGGTCACTACACAATCTTATGTTCAGGGTGGGGAAGGTGATTATGCCAATGAGTTCGATGTGATCCTGGCCAGGTACCATGCTAATGGAAAACCTGATAAGTATTTTGGGACTTCAGGAATTGTTGAAGTTGATTACCATACCCTCAATAACGATTGCCAGGCCCTCACTATTGATAATGAGGGTAACATATTAGCCCTTGTTTCAGAAGGTTTTTTGAGCTCCGGACCAATAACCTATGTTTTCAAGTTTGATTGTAATGGTTCGTTGGTTAAGGGTTTTGGCACCAATGGTGTCGCGCCGGCATCACTAGGGTCAGCCCGGACTTTTGCCTGTGATATGATCATTGATGACCAGAAAAGAATATTGATAGGGGGTGAAACTTCCCCGCATGAATTCCAGAGTTGGATGGCGGCGACAAGGTTATTATGTGATGGCCGTATCGATAAGGGTTTTGGTACGGATGGTTTTGTAAGACTTGGCGCTGACAATGCTTATCTGTATAGCGGTGCTAGGAGTATGGAAGTGCAGGATGATGGCAAGATCCTCCTGTCTGGCTACCTGGCAGTGGCTGCCGGAACGACTTCCGCTACTTCCGTTTTACGTTTGCTGCCCGATGGTAGTTTGGATGATTCCTTCCATTTTGACCCATTTGGCGGGGACTTGTTGGGTGCGATAGCCAATGCCTCAATCCTATCAAAGGACCTGGTTTGTGTTGGCTTTAGATCCCTTGGTGGTTCATTTGGTTACCAGGTTGCTGTTGATTTGGGAGAGATGGATTGTAAGGTTTCCGACGTCACTTCATCCCGTCGCAATGATGAAAAAGTTTCAGAGACTATGCTGACCACTGCTCCAAAAGTTTATCCCAATCCGGCTAGCCAGGCGTTTTATATTGAAGTTCCGGGCGATGCGTGGTCGGCTGATTTGGATTACCAGCTGTATGATCCTGCCGGCAGATTGGTACTCAAGGGTAAGCTTTCCGGAACAACCACCAGGGTGCCTTCCGCTAATTTGCCTACAGGCATGTATGAATTGTTGATAGGGAATTCCAGGGGCGAATCAACCAGGAAGAAACTTTTGGTAAGGCATTGA
- a CDS encoding Crp/Fnr family transcriptional regulator, translating to MQQSPVLDNIRKYINLDPAEEHYLLDKVTERSFSKGERINAEGEVNRYTNYIVKGSVRVYYVDQDGNEHVIQLGIADWWTGDYISFISQQPGYLNVEALEQTLLYSFSYDNLQEIYREVPKMERFFRLLVQSAYAAFQNRVLQSLSMDAESRYIAFREKYPAMDQQISQKHIASYLGMSAEFLSKVKKRIVQKERSKKRLL from the coding sequence ATGCAACAAAGTCCCGTGTTGGATAATATCCGGAAATACATCAACCTTGATCCTGCAGAGGAACACTATCTCCTTGACAAGGTAACGGAGCGCAGTTTCAGTAAAGGCGAAAGGATCAATGCGGAAGGGGAAGTCAATCGCTACACCAATTATATCGTCAAGGGAAGTGTAAGGGTGTACTATGTTGACCAGGATGGCAATGAACATGTCATTCAATTGGGGATCGCTGACTGGTGGACGGGCGATTATATCAGTTTCATCAGCCAGCAACCGGGCTACCTGAATGTGGAGGCACTGGAACAAACCTTATTATACTCATTTTCCTACGACAACCTGCAGGAGATCTACCGGGAGGTACCTAAGATGGAGCGTTTCTTCAGGCTGTTGGTACAATCGGCCTATGCAGCCTTCCAGAACAGGGTATTACAAAGCTTAAGCATGGACGCAGAGAGCCGCTATATTGCCTTCAGGGAAAAATACCCGGCCATGGACCAGCAGATCTCCCAAAAACATATTGCTTCCTACCTGGGCATGTCGGCAGAATTCCTCAGCAAGGTTAAAAAACGTATCGTCCAGAAAGAGCGTTCCAAAAAGAGGTTACTCTAG